From Nitrospira sp.:
GCACACCCGCTTCAAGCCGGGGAAGTCCGGCAATCCCAGGGGCCGCTCGCCGCAGTCCCGCAACCTGAAGACAATCGTGAAGCAGGTTCTTGATGAACCGACGCCAGTCCGTAAAGACGGCCGGATTCGGCAGATGGCGGCGATCGAGGCCCTAGTCCGCACGACGTTGAGCCGGGCTTTCAAGGGCGATCTGAAGGCCTTCGCCTTACTCTTCGCAGTGATAAAGCACAGTGGCTACGGCGCCGAGGCCGTTGGAAGCACCCAGGATATTCTGCCAGGAGAGGATCTCAACGCAATCCTCAATGAGTACCTCGCCCGCTTCACGCGCGAGGACTCAATAGATACCGAACCGTCACCTGACAACTCAGCCGGTGCCGCTGATCCGTCCAAACCGGGGGAAGTGCGATGACAGCGCCAGCCCCATCGACTGGTCACCGCAATCTCAATCAGGTTGCCGTGGCTATCCTGACAACAGATCTCTATTCCTTCGTACAGGCCTCGTTCCCGATCGTCTCCGGCGGAGGGCGCCTGTTGCCAAACTGGCATCTTGAGGCGATGTCGCACGAGCTGAACGCGGTGATGAGAGGCGCCACGAGGCGGCTTCTCATCACCATTCCTCCTCGCAGCCTCAAGTCAATCTGTGCATCGGTTTGCCTTCCGGCCTTTGCCCTGGGACACGACCCCAGTCGGCGGATTATTTGCGTCAGCTATGCGGAGGCGCTCGCACGCAAACACGCCAACGATTGCCGTGCCCTGATGCGCTCGGAAATGTACCGGGGCGTATTCCCAAGGACCCGCATCAGTCCGGCAAAGGACACGGAGACCGAGGTAATGACCACCGCCAGGGGGTCCCGCCTCGCGACTTCCGTCGGCGGCACGTTGACCGGCCGAGGTGGTGATCTCCTCGTCATCGACGATCCGCTTAAGCCGCAGGATGCGCAATCCGAGGTCGCACGGGAATCGCTCAAGCAGTGGTATTCCAATACCCTGCTGTCACGCCTCGATCACAAGGGCGTAGGTTCGATCATCGTCGTAATGCAGCGCCTTCACCCCGACGATCTCGTCGGGCATCTCCTGGAACAGGGTGGCTGGAAACATCTGAACCTTCCGGCCATCGCTGAGGAAGAGATGGTCGTAACCCTCAGCGCAACCCACCGTCATCGACGACGGGTCGGAGATCTGCTTCATCCGGAACGCGAACCACGTGCTGCTCTCGACGAACTGAAGGCGTCGATGGGGTCAATGGAGTTCGCCGCGCAATACCAGCAGGCGCCGGTACCCATCGGAGGCAATCTCATAAGATGGTCGTGGTTCAAATTCTATGACCATCAGCCCGCGCCCCAGCCGGGCGACAGGTTGATCGTCAGCTGGGATACTGCGCAGAGCAGCCACGAACTGGCTGACTATTCTGCTT
This genomic window contains:
- a CDS encoding DUF5681 domain-containing protein, which codes for MNPKTSKPVRLRRSRKILGVPDRQPGGVGPDVQDGMQDGALESCPASDANYTVGYGRPPTHTRFKPGKSGNPRGRSPQSRNLKTIVKQVLDEPTPVRKDGRIRQMAAIEALVRTTLSRAFKGDLKAFALLFAVIKHSGYGAEAVGSTQDILPGEDLNAILNEYLARFTREDSIDTEPSPDNSAGAADPSKPGEVR
- the terL gene encoding phage terminase large subunit, with the protein product MAILTTDLYSFVQASFPIVSGGGRLLPNWHLEAMSHELNAVMRGATRRLLITIPPRSLKSICASVCLPAFALGHDPSRRIICVSYAEALARKHANDCRALMRSEMYRGVFPRTRISPAKDTETEVMTTARGSRLATSVGGTLTGRGGDLLVIDDPLKPQDAQSEVARESLKQWYSNTLLSRLDHKGVGSIIVVMQRLHPDDLVGHLLEQGGWKHLNLPAIAEEEMVVTLSATHRHRRRVGDLLHPEREPRAALDELKASMGSMEFAAQYQQAPVPIGGNLIRWSWFKFYDHQPAPQPGDRLIVSWDTAQSSHELADYSACVVLLVRKETVYILDVVRERLEYPDLLRVVLKHHRRLRNAGCSSYALLIERKGSGLSLIQDLQRQNIHPIGINPEGDKIMRMAAQTAPIEAGAVHLPTRAGWLDEFKKEILSFPKSRHDDQIDALSQALQRAFAPAPPQAAFGIYGTVADI